A region from the Rhodohalobacter sp. 614A genome encodes:
- a CDS encoding NUDIX hydrolase, with amino-acid sequence MPKSKDKIELTAGGGVVYKENSFPRKVLLMKRNGFWDLPKGKIEKGESIEECAVREVEEEVGARNLSIEQFLCDTYHEFEAKGKKFGKTTTWYSMKFNQTGAALEPQGEEGITELKWVELQKAKIIVEFKNLVDVLTEFEKQIV; translated from the coding sequence ATGCCAAAGAGTAAAGACAAGATCGAGTTGACGGCCGGCGGCGGTGTAGTTTACAAGGAAAATTCGTTTCCCAGAAAAGTTCTTTTGATGAAACGAAACGGTTTTTGGGACCTTCCAAAAGGAAAAATTGAAAAGGGTGAATCTATTGAAGAGTGTGCGGTGCGCGAGGTCGAGGAAGAAGTAGGGGCCAGAAACCTGTCTATCGAACAATTTCTTTGTGATACCTACCACGAATTTGAGGCGAAAGGTAAAAAGTTCGGAAAGACCACCACCTGGTATTCCATGAAATTTAACCAAACCGGTGCGGCTCTCGAGCCTCAGGGAGAAGAGGGAATCACTGAACTAAAGTGGGTAGAATTGCAAAAAGCCAAAATTATAGTCGAATTCAAAAACCTTGTGGATGTGCTGACCGAGTTTGAGAAACAGATTGTCTAA
- a CDS encoding DUF1844 domain-containing protein, producing MSENENKPSNHEKFSPDQQQQLLFMMLIQQHEQIAMMGLGKVKNPATDKIERDLKSAKYAIDTLVMLEKFTQGNLPKEMKGFLDQTLTNLRLNYADEKKKDSQKDSGSTDAKE from the coding sequence ATGAGTGAGAACGAAAATAAACCTTCTAACCATGAAAAGTTCAGTCCCGACCAGCAACAGCAACTTCTTTTTATGATGTTGATACAACAGCATGAACAGATTGCTATGATGGGCTTGGGGAAAGTAAAAAATCCTGCTACGGATAAAATTGAGCGTGATTTAAAATCCGCCAAGTATGCAATCGACACGTTGGTGATGCTCGAAAAGTTTACGCAGGGAAATCTTCCCAAAGAGATGAAAGGATTTTTGGATCAGACGTTGACCAACCTAAGACTCAACTACGCTGACGAGAAGAAGAAAGATAGCCAAAAGGATTCAGGCTCAACCGATGCCAAAGAGTAA
- a CDS encoding DUF1015 domain-containing protein translates to MAIIHPFKGWLPKPERANEVASVPYDVISTEEAADMAKGKPNSFLHVIRPEIDLPEGTAFNDETVYERGAENLKGLLNSDLYEQDSKPAIYIYQLETPNHTQTGVFTCASVEDYDEDIILKHELTRPDKEDDRTRHILTQEAHAEPVMLTFNDTEDIAFHIEKETMTSPPFIEHAGEDGVIHRIWKTFSTVNFVEGFSKIKNLYIADGHHRCKSASRVAETLRERKNAFPGESEFEYFPVVLFPMKQMRILPYNRVVKEVSEDTFNKLVNTFDAKKTSTKQPEKKGVVNLYYQGDWWEMNLPEAKDDNVASSLDAAILQDQILSPFFNIENPRTDKKINFVGGIRGTAELEKVVDSGKYDLAFSMYPTSIQELVDVSDQGELMPPKSTWFEPKLKSGLIIHTF, encoded by the coding sequence ATGGCAATTATTCACCCATTTAAAGGCTGGCTGCCAAAACCCGAGAGGGCAAACGAAGTGGCCAGTGTTCCATACGATGTAATCAGCACAGAAGAAGCCGCCGACATGGCCAAAGGCAAGCCAAACAGCTTTTTGCATGTCATCCGGCCGGAAATTGATCTACCCGAAGGCACTGCTTTTAACGATGAAACTGTTTATGAACGAGGAGCGGAAAATCTGAAAGGTCTTCTTAACTCCGATCTTTACGAGCAGGATTCAAAACCGGCCATCTATATCTACCAGCTCGAAACACCCAACCATACACAAACCGGTGTTTTTACGTGCGCTTCGGTTGAAGATTATGATGAAGATATAATTCTGAAACACGAGCTAACCCGCCCGGATAAGGAAGATGACCGAACCCGGCATATTCTTACTCAGGAAGCTCATGCCGAGCCGGTGATGCTTACTTTTAACGATACTGAAGACATTGCCTTTCATATTGAGAAAGAAACCATGACCTCCCCTCCTTTCATCGAACATGCGGGAGAGGACGGAGTGATTCACAGGATCTGGAAAACATTCTCTACAGTCAATTTTGTTGAAGGATTCTCAAAGATTAAGAATCTCTACATTGCCGATGGACACCATCGCTGCAAGAGCGCTTCACGGGTAGCTGAAACTCTTCGTGAAAGGAAAAACGCCTTCCCGGGTGAATCGGAGTTTGAATACTTCCCGGTTGTTCTCTTCCCAATGAAACAAATGCGAATTCTCCCCTACAATCGGGTTGTTAAAGAGGTATCAGAAGATACATTTAATAAGCTTGTAAATACTTTTGATGCTAAAAAAACATCAACCAAACAGCCGGAGAAAAAAGGTGTTGTAAATCTCTACTACCAGGGAGATTGGTGGGAAATGAATTTGCCCGAAGCAAAAGATGATAATGTTGCATCTTCACTCGATGCGGCCATCCTTCAGGATCAAATTCTAAGTCCGTTTTTCAATATTGAAAATCCCCGGACTGACAAGAAAATTAACTTTGTTGGAGGAATCAGGGGCACGGCCGAACTTGAAAAGGTCGTCGACTCCGGAAAATACGATTTGGCATTTAGCATGTATCCCACAAGCATTCAGGAATTGGTAGATGTTTCAGACCAGGGCGAACTGATGCCTCCGAAATCAACCTGGTTTGAACCCAAACTAAAATCAGGACTAATCATACATACATTTTAA
- the serC gene encoding 3-phosphoserine/phosphohydroxythreonine transaminase produces the protein MKRVHNFSAGPATLPLSVLEKAQSELANYKEKGASIVEMSHRSPEYSEINEQAIQRLKTILGADDDWEVLFLQGGASTQFLMAPYNFLSEGQTADYIDTGAWSSKAIKEAKPFGNVHIPFSGKEINYTRIPSNDELTSSDDAVYTHITSNNTIFGTQFQEEPETNGSLLICDASSDFLSRPIDLDKYAMIYAGAQKNLGPAGVTVVMIRKSFMKNQKSEGIPTILNYQTHLDKIFNTPPVFAVYLVNYVLEWILEEGGISHFEELNTKKAGLLYSELDKDDFYRGTVEEDSRSKMNVTFRLQNEDLEKTFLSEAAGNDLVALKGHRSVGGIRASIYNACELESVEALVSFMQEFREKNG, from the coding sequence ATGAAAAGAGTACATAATTTTAGCGCCGGACCGGCTACACTTCCGCTTTCCGTTCTGGAGAAAGCACAATCTGAACTAGCAAATTACAAAGAGAAAGGGGCTTCCATTGTTGAGATGAGTCACCGGAGTCCTGAGTACAGTGAGATTAATGAGCAGGCTATACAACGCCTGAAAACCATTCTCGGTGCCGATGATGACTGGGAAGTTCTCTTCCTGCAAGGCGGGGCCAGTACACAGTTCTTAATGGCGCCCTATAATTTCTTGTCTGAAGGCCAGACTGCCGATTATATCGACACAGGCGCATGGTCCAGCAAAGCCATCAAAGAAGCAAAACCATTTGGGAATGTTCACATACCGTTTTCCGGTAAAGAGATCAATTATACGCGAATTCCATCTAATGATGAATTGACCTCTTCTGATGATGCCGTGTATACTCACATCACCAGCAACAACACCATTTTTGGAACCCAATTCCAGGAAGAACCTGAAACCAACGGATCGCTTTTAATTTGTGATGCTTCCTCCGACTTTCTGTCCCGCCCGATTGATCTGGACAAATATGCCATGATCTATGCAGGTGCACAGAAAAATCTGGGGCCTGCCGGCGTAACTGTCGTGATGATTCGGAAATCATTCATGAAGAATCAGAAGTCTGAAGGTATTCCAACTATCCTGAACTACCAGACTCATCTGGACAAAATTTTCAATACACCTCCTGTGTTTGCCGTATACCTGGTAAACTACGTTTTGGAATGGATTCTTGAAGAAGGCGGAATTTCTCATTTTGAAGAACTGAACACCAAAAAAGCAGGTCTCCTTTATTCAGAACTGGATAAAGATGATTTCTACAGAGGAACGGTTGAGGAAGATTCCCGTTCAAAAATGAACGTAACATTTAGACTTCAAAACGAAGATCTTGAAAAAACGTTTTTGTCTGAGGCTGCCGGGAATGATTTGGTTGCACTGAAAGGACACAGAAGTGTGGGCGGAATCCGTGCCAGCATCTACAACGCCTGTGAACTGGAAAGTGTTGAAGCTCTTGTTAGTTTTATGCAGGAGTTTCGTGAGAAAAATGGTTAA
- a CDS encoding rhomboid family intramembrane serine protease produces MTLSVTLILIIITSIISLLALYVNESIYEIGMLRPYRTVRSNTWYEVISSGFLHGSFTHLLVNMFVLYFFGSVMEGVLGTYHFTALYISALAFSSIPSFVLHRNNPNYATIGASGAVEAVLFSYIFVFPTEKLILLILPIPIPAWLFGLLFLAYSVYEGMKDSQKINHEAHIAGAIWGILYLIFFVPNSIDHILTVFGLL; encoded by the coding sequence ATGACACTTTCGGTTACTCTTATTCTGATCATCATTACCAGCATTATTTCACTGCTGGCCCTTTATGTGAATGAATCTATTTATGAAATAGGGATGCTTCGGCCGTATCGAACTGTCAGAAGTAATACCTGGTATGAGGTTATCAGTTCCGGTTTTTTGCATGGAAGTTTTACCCATTTGTTGGTAAACATGTTTGTTCTGTACTTTTTTGGAAGCGTGATGGAAGGTGTTTTGGGAACCTATCATTTTACGGCACTTTATATTAGCGCACTTGCATTTTCGTCGATCCCCTCTTTTGTTCTCCACAGAAATAACCCAAACTATGCCACAATTGGAGCATCCGGAGCCGTTGAAGCGGTGTTATTTAGTTATATCTTTGTTTTCCCCACTGAGAAACTCATTCTGTTGATTTTGCCGATACCCATTCCGGCATGGCTTTTTGGGCTTTTGTTTCTGGCCTACAGCGTTTATGAGGGTATGAAAGACTCCCAAAAAATCAATCACGAAGCCCACATTGCCGGAGCTATTTGGGGGATTTTATACCTGATCTTTTTTGTACCCAACAGCATCGATCATATTTTGACGGTGTTTGGGCTTTTATAA
- a CDS encoding septal ring lytic transglycosylase RlpA family protein, producing MSVKHFRIYFFLLIPILLLTLSSCGAVKRTASEQKSGQIIGSGIASWYGPNFHGKLTANGETYNMNAYTAAHKTLPFNTVLRVDNVENGKSVTVRINDRGPYIANRIIDLSRRAAEQIDMIGTGTASVRLMLLREGDRPVDIQNVSSEESFTVQLAAFESESEAAARSNQIEGSRVEQVTINDRTIFRVYYGSYSNPEEAQSALNKLKQEGIEGFVKQVEN from the coding sequence ATGTCAGTAAAACATTTTAGAATTTATTTCTTTCTATTGATTCCCATTCTGTTACTGACGTTATCATCCTGTGGAGCTGTAAAGAGAACCGCGTCGGAACAAAAATCCGGACAAATTATCGGGAGTGGAATTGCCAGCTGGTATGGGCCAAATTTCCACGGCAAGCTGACTGCCAACGGCGAAACCTATAATATGAATGCTTACACGGCCGCTCATAAAACCTTGCCATTTAACACGGTTTTACGGGTTGATAATGTTGAAAACGGCAAATCCGTAACCGTTCGCATTAACGACCGCGGGCCATATATTGCCAATAGAATTATCGACCTTTCCCGCAGAGCTGCCGAGCAAATCGATATGATTGGCACCGGTACTGCGAGTGTAAGGCTTATGCTTCTTCGTGAAGGAGATCGTCCCGTCGACATTCAAAACGTGAGCAGCGAAGAATCGTTTACCGTTCAGCTTGCCGCGTTCGAAAGTGAATCCGAAGCGGCAGCAAGATCCAATCAAATCGAAGGATCTCGTGTTGAGCAAGTGACGATTAATGACCGCACAATTTTTCGCGTTTACTACGGCAGCTATTCCAATCCCGAAGAAGCTCAATCAGCCTTAAACAAACTCAAGCAAGAGGGAATTGAAGGGTTTGTGAAGCAAGTGGAGAATTAA
- a CDS encoding phytoene desaturase: MKKNIIVIGTGFGGLGTASRLLSQGHHVTMFEKRDKPGGRAYVYEMDGFKFDGGPTVITAPFMFDDIFEAAGKKREDYVEFVPCNPFYRIFDHNGRQFDYNDDHKFTLEEIRKRNPKDAEGYEKFIKTTKAIFDKGFVELADQPFLKFSDMLKVAPDLIKLQSYKTVYSYVSQFIEDDFLRRCFSFHPLLVGGNPFDTTSIYAMIHYLEREWGVHYAMGGTGAIVDALCQLIKEQGGEIHLNSEIEEILIDNGKASGVRLKNGDIHMADAVVSNADVAFTYKNLINPKHRKKYTDRKIERTKYSMSLFVIYFGTKKRYLDSGLAHHNIILGERYEGLLKDIFHKKELADDFSLYLHMPTITDPSMAPEGHEAFYVLSPVPHLDSGTDWNEMTPKYRDAIMNFLEENYLPDLQENIVAEHTIDPLHFQNTLNSYKGSAFSVEPILTQSAWFRPHNKSEDVDGLYFVGAGTHPGAGLPGVLSSAKIAENLIGKN; the protein is encoded by the coding sequence ATGAAGAAAAACATCATTGTTATTGGCACGGGGTTTGGCGGATTGGGGACTGCATCCCGCTTACTCTCTCAGGGACATCATGTTACAATGTTCGAAAAACGGGATAAACCCGGAGGCCGGGCATATGTCTATGAAATGGACGGGTTCAAATTTGACGGCGGGCCAACGGTTATCACCGCGCCGTTTATGTTTGATGATATTTTTGAAGCGGCCGGAAAAAAGAGAGAAGACTATGTTGAGTTCGTCCCCTGTAATCCATTCTACAGAATTTTCGATCACAACGGCCGGCAATTTGATTACAATGACGATCACAAATTCACGCTCGAAGAGATCAGAAAAAGAAATCCCAAAGATGCCGAAGGCTATGAAAAGTTCATAAAAACCACGAAAGCTATTTTTGATAAGGGATTTGTTGAACTTGCCGATCAACCTTTTTTGAAGTTTTCGGATATGCTGAAAGTAGCCCCTGACTTGATCAAACTTCAATCCTATAAAACAGTTTACAGTTACGTATCGCAATTTATTGAGGATGATTTTCTTCGCAGGTGTTTCTCCTTCCATCCGTTATTGGTGGGGGGAAATCCGTTTGATACGACCTCCATTTATGCGATGATCCATTACCTGGAAAGAGAATGGGGCGTTCATTATGCCATGGGCGGAACCGGTGCTATTGTCGATGCGCTGTGCCAGCTAATTAAAGAGCAAGGCGGTGAAATTCATCTCAATTCGGAAATTGAAGAAATTCTGATTGACAACGGGAAAGCGTCAGGTGTGCGCCTGAAAAACGGAGACATTCACATGGCAGATGCCGTAGTGTCGAATGCGGATGTGGCGTTCACCTACAAAAATCTCATCAATCCAAAGCATCGGAAAAAATATACAGATCGAAAAATCGAGCGAACCAAATACAGTATGTCGCTTTTTGTGATCTATTTCGGGACGAAAAAAAGGTATCTCGATTCCGGCCTCGCCCATCACAATATTATTCTGGGAGAGCGATATGAAGGCCTGTTGAAAGATATCTTCCACAAGAAAGAGCTGGCTGATGATTTTTCTCTCTATCTTCATATGCCCACAATTACCGATCCGTCGATGGCGCCGGAAGGCCATGAGGCGTTCTACGTACTTTCCCCGGTTCCACATCTGGACAGCGGAACCGACTGGAATGAAATGACGCCAAAATACCGCGATGCCATCATGAATTTCCTGGAAGAAAACTACCTCCCCGATCTGCAGGAAAACATTGTAGCCGAACACACCATCGATCCCCTTCACTTCCAGAATACACTGAATAGTTATAAAGGATCAGCCTTTTCCGTTGAACCGATTCTGACACAATCGGCCTGGTTTCGTCCTCATAACAAATCTGAAGATGTGGACGGACTTTATTTTGTGGGAGCCGGGACTCATCCCGGGGCCGGGCTGCCGGGCGTTCTGTCTTCAGCAAAAATTGCCGAGAATTTAATTGGGAAAAATTAG
- a CDS encoding PAS domain-containing sensor histidine kinase, which translates to MSTEIKKSSKSASNYSLKPFFELSSDLLCIAGFDGYFKKVNPALCKLFGYSEKKLLSEPINSFIHPEDIALTSKWRDKIRAGDPLLNFENRYITKEGKTVWLSWTSIPVDDKELVYAIAKNITHRKKHEEERNQLLSELTQTNQRLKQLSYATSHDLRSPVANLISLFNLIDLSTIEDEETLNFLELLKTVSENLKETLDIYLDDLNHQETLEIKTSNLNIQDILNSVIQSIQTYINDSKTTVEVHLDDFKTVLFNEAYLKSIFLNLITNSIRYAHPDRNPLISIATRINGGNKQLIFTDNGRGFDMEKLQGQIFGLHEKFHNHADSKGIGLYLVYNHITNLGGTISVESKVDEGTTFTLTFKE; encoded by the coding sequence ATGAGTACTGAGATTAAAAAAAGTTCTAAATCTGCTTCGAACTATTCGCTCAAGCCTTTTTTTGAGCTCTCATCAGACCTGCTTTGTATTGCCGGATTCGACGGATATTTTAAAAAAGTGAATCCGGCTCTTTGCAAACTTTTTGGATATTCAGAAAAGAAATTACTTTCAGAACCCATCAATTCATTTATTCACCCCGAAGATATCGCACTGACCTCCAAATGGAGGGATAAAATCAGGGCGGGCGATCCCTTATTGAATTTCGAAAACCGCTATATCACAAAAGAAGGGAAAACAGTATGGCTTTCATGGACCTCAATTCCTGTGGATGACAAGGAGTTGGTTTATGCCATCGCGAAAAATATTACTCACAGAAAAAAGCATGAAGAAGAGAGAAATCAATTGCTTTCCGAACTCACTCAAACCAATCAACGGTTAAAACAACTGTCATATGCAACCTCGCACGATTTGCGGTCTCCTGTTGCAAACCTGATATCTCTCTTTAACCTGATTGATCTATCCACTATTGAAGACGAAGAAACACTAAACTTTCTTGAGCTTCTTAAAACGGTTTCAGAAAACCTGAAAGAAACGCTGGACATTTACCTTGACGACCTCAATCACCAGGAAACCTTAGAGATAAAGACCAGCAATTTGAATATTCAGGATATTTTGAATTCTGTGATTCAATCCATTCAAACATACATCAATGATTCCAAGACAACCGTGGAGGTTCATTTAGACGATTTTAAAACCGTTCTTTTTAATGAGGCTTACCTGAAGAGTATCTTCTTAAACCTAATCACAAACTCCATCAGGTATGCTCATCCCGATCGCAATCCACTTATATCCATAGCTACAAGAATCAACGGGGGAAATAAACAACTCATTTTCACGGATAATGGACGCGGCTTTGACATGGAAAAATTACAAGGACAGATTTTTGGACTTCATGAAAAATTCCATAATCACGCCGACAGCAAAGGTATTGGGCTTTACCTCGTTTACAATCATATCACAAATTTAGGCGGTACAATTTCAGTTGAAAGCAAAGTTGATGAAGGGACTACATTTACACTCACATTTAAAGAATGA
- a CDS encoding cupin domain-containing protein yields the protein MASKKFKIPLGDALNKLKNSGNEFVELFTHGSLLVEIYKPNEVDNQKPHSRDEVYVVVSGSGEFILEDERTVFSPGDVLFVPAGAEHRFENFTDNFVTWVFFYGPEGGEK from the coding sequence ATGGCTTCAAAAAAATTCAAAATACCCCTTGGAGACGCTTTAAATAAGCTCAAAAATTCCGGCAATGAGTTCGTCGAATTATTTACTCACGGGTCCTTGCTGGTTGAAATCTATAAACCCAATGAAGTTGATAATCAAAAGCCACACAGCCGGGATGAAGTTTACGTGGTTGTCAGTGGATCGGGAGAGTTTATTCTTGAGGATGAAAGAACTGTTTTCTCACCTGGCGATGTTCTCTTTGTCCCTGCCGGAGCAGAACACCGTTTCGAAAATTTTACGGATAATTTCGTGACATGGGTTTTCTTCTATGGTCCGGAAGGAGGAGAAAAATAA
- a CDS encoding DNA alkylation repair protein, which yields MAYKKLKFWFDKELAILLADKINSVYPPFDLNGFVESIDLKVQILELKDRVEVIADELHANLTGSYPRNVQLLTQILGPENNDETGMFTNYYWIMPIAKYVEKYGRDHFDLSMNTIAEITKRNTGEYAIRPYIEMYPEKTLKVMLGWSGDENFHVRRLSSEGVRPRLPWAKKLDTFIENPAPIIPILDNLKDDTSKYVQKSVANCVNDILKDNPQIGKEIIEKWRKQPTYERVWIIKHSLRNLLKQRDNWALKIVNNLNHH from the coding sequence TTGGCTTACAAGAAATTAAAATTTTGGTTTGATAAAGAGCTCGCCATACTCCTTGCTGATAAAATCAATTCCGTTTATCCTCCTTTTGATTTAAATGGATTTGTAGAGAGTATTGATCTCAAAGTTCAAATACTGGAGCTGAAGGACAGGGTAGAAGTGATTGCCGACGAACTTCATGCCAATCTCACGGGTTCATACCCTAGAAATGTACAATTGCTCACCCAAATCCTGGGCCCTGAGAACAACGATGAGACAGGCATGTTTACCAACTATTATTGGATTATGCCGATTGCCAAATACGTGGAAAAATATGGGCGCGATCATTTCGATCTGTCGATGAATACCATAGCCGAAATCACGAAGCGAAATACGGGCGAGTATGCTATTCGGCCTTACATTGAAATGTATCCTGAAAAAACCCTCAAAGTAATGTTGGGCTGGTCTGGTGATGAAAATTTTCATGTCCGGCGATTATCATCAGAAGGTGTACGTCCCCGTCTTCCCTGGGCGAAAAAGCTCGATACCTTTATTGAGAACCCTGCACCGATTATACCGATCCTGGACAATTTGAAAGACGACACCTCCAAATACGTCCAAAAATCTGTGGCCAATTGCGTGAATGACATTTTGAAAGACAACCCGCAAATCGGTAAAGAGATCATTGAAAAGTGGAGAAAACAACCGACATATGAGAGAGTCTGGATTATTAAACACTCGCTTAGAAACCTACTCAAACAACGTGATAATTGGGCACTGAAGATTGTGAATAATTTGAACCATCATTGA
- a CDS encoding ammonium transporter: MLKKYLGKFPLLLLLFLSISTPSFAQDGAAIDTGTTAWMLVSTALVLLMVPGLAMFYGGLVRTKNVLGTMMHSFAAMGIMTVLWVAVGYAMAFGPNVLGGWFGWNPGYIFLAGIDETIMDAGVPEYVFSMFQGKFAIITPALIAGAFAERVKFKSYCLFIALWGLLVYNPLCHWVWAEDGFLFNLGANGAIDFAGGTVVHISAGVSGLVAAIYLGARRGFPVTNMPPSNLVMTMIGGGLLWVGWFGFNAGSSVASGLSTAQALTATQVAAASGAITWMIIEAWHQGKATALGIMSGILAGLVAVTPAAGVVQPFGAFMLGIFASVFCYMAIIAKNKLGYDDSLDAFGIHGVGGIVGAILLTFFIRDAWMADAAAAAGGSWTAWQQLGVQVVAVLIAVVYAAVLTLILLFVINKLIGFRSDPKEEMSGLDSAYHSEHGYGMLNPN; the protein is encoded by the coding sequence ATGCTAAAAAAATATCTGGGTAAATTCCCACTCCTTCTGCTACTGTTTCTCTCAATTTCAACTCCTTCATTTGCCCAAGATGGCGCAGCCATTGATACCGGAACAACTGCCTGGATGCTCGTTTCCACAGCACTTGTTCTGTTGATGGTACCCGGTCTGGCAATGTTCTATGGCGGATTGGTCCGAACCAAAAACGTTTTGGGAACCATGATGCACAGCTTCGCGGCTATGGGCATTATGACCGTGCTTTGGGTTGCCGTTGGTTATGCCATGGCTTTCGGTCCCAATGTTCTCGGCGGATGGTTTGGCTGGAACCCCGGCTACATTTTCCTGGCTGGAATTGACGAAACTATTATGGACGCCGGTGTACCGGAATACGTTTTCAGCATGTTCCAGGGCAAATTTGCTATCATCACCCCCGCCCTGATTGCCGGCGCTTTTGCCGAGCGAGTAAAATTTAAATCCTATTGTCTTTTTATTGCTCTCTGGGGACTTTTAGTTTACAATCCGCTTTGCCACTGGGTTTGGGCTGAAGACGGATTCCTTTTTAACCTCGGCGCAAACGGTGCTATTGACTTTGCCGGAGGAACAGTGGTTCACATTTCTGCCGGTGTCAGTGGTCTTGTTGCTGCCATCTATCTTGGAGCCCGGCGAGGATTTCCGGTGACCAACATGCCGCCAAGTAACCTGGTGATGACCATGATTGGCGGCGGGCTTCTTTGGGTCGGCTGGTTTGGTTTTAACGCTGGTAGTTCCGTTGCCAGTGGCTTGAGCACAGCACAGGCGTTAACCGCAACACAAGTTGCTGCCGCTTCAGGAGCTATTACATGGATGATTATTGAAGCGTGGCACCAGGGCAAAGCAACGGCACTTGGAATTATGTCCGGAATTTTGGCGGGATTGGTTGCCGTTACTCCCGCAGCCGGGGTAGTTCAGCCGTTTGGAGCATTTATGCTTGGAATTTTTGCTTCTGTTTTCTGCTACATGGCGATTATTGCCAAAAATAAACTTGGATACGATGACAGCCTCGACGCTTTTGGTATTCACGGCGTTGGCGGAATTGTAGGAGCTATTTTACTCACATTCTTCATCCGCGATGCCTGGATGGCCGATGCTGCTGCGGCAGCCGGAGGCAGTTGGACCGCTTGGCAACAATTGGGAGTTCAAGTAGTTGCCGTGCTTATAGCCGTTGTTTACGCAGCCGTTTTAACGCTGATTCTTCTCTTTGTCATCAACAAGTTGATTGGTTTCCGATCTGATCCAAAAGAAGAGATGTCAGGACTCGACAGCGCATACCACAGCGAACACGGCTACGGAATGCTCAACCCCAATTAA
- a CDS encoding P-II family nitrogen regulator: MKLVIAIIRETQLDEVREALIEAEIRRITVMRVSGHGKAEDAEIYRGKKVVPGLIPRVRLEIAVNDEFVDITVDTIIKTVKSRYKDKQPGKTTGDGKIFITPLEECIRISTGERGSEAI, translated from the coding sequence ATGAAACTTGTCATAGCCATTATTCGGGAAACACAACTGGATGAAGTACGGGAAGCCCTCATTGAAGCCGAAATCCGCCGGATCACCGTCATGCGTGTATCCGGCCATGGAAAAGCTGAGGACGCAGAAATCTATCGCGGCAAAAAAGTCGTTCCGGGATTGATTCCGAGAGTCCGCCTCGAAATTGCCGTCAATGACGAATTCGTTGACATCACCGTTGATACCATCATCAAAACCGTCAAGTCACGCTACAAAGACAAACAACCCGGCAAAACTACGGGCGACGGGAAGATCTTCATCACGCCGCTGGAAGAATGTATCCGGATTAGTACGGGCGAGCGGGGAAGCGAGGCGATTTAA
- a CDS encoding nucleotidyltransferase family protein yields MYLKHLIQQKDQEFLNLCRNHSIKMLYAFGSSVTDQFNEQTSDVDLLVEIDEADPIERGEKLMSLWDTLEDFFDRKVDLLTNSSLKNPILKNNIERTKVLLYDGRGQKVPV; encoded by the coding sequence ATGTACTTAAAACACCTCATACAACAAAAGGATCAGGAGTTTTTAAACCTGTGCCGTAATCACAGTATAAAAATGTTGTATGCATTTGGCTCGTCCGTAACGGATCAATTTAATGAACAGACAAGTGATGTCGATCTTCTTGTAGAAATTGATGAGGCTGACCCCATCGAACGTGGTGAAAAACTGATGTCATTATGGGATACACTTGAAGATTTTTTCGACCGAAAGGTCGATTTATTAACCAATTCATCTTTAAAAAATCCCATTCTTAAAAACAATATAGAGAGAACAAAAGTCCTGCTATATGACGGAAGAGGGCAAAAAGTACCTGTCTGA
- a CDS encoding HepT-like ribonuclease domain-containing protein — MTEEGKKYLSDISRAIDLIESFTKEIDDFEEYHEDLKTQSATERQLAIIGEALNKLSKVETDLSINNDKQIIAFRNRLVHAYDSIDNSIVWTILKKYLPKLKKEIEPFL, encoded by the coding sequence ATGACGGAAGAGGGCAAAAAGTACCTGTCTGATATTTCAAGAGCCATCGATCTGATTGAAAGCTTCACAAAAGAGATCGATGATTTCGAAGAATATCATGAAGATCTAAAAACCCAGAGTGCAACAGAAAGACAATTGGCTATTATTGGGGAGGCACTTAACAAGCTGTCAAAAGTTGAGACTGATCTGTCCATCAATAATGACAAACAGATTATTGCTTTTAGAAATAGGTTGGTTCACGCTTACGACAGTATCGATAATTCCATTGTCTGGACGATACTCAAAAAGTATCTTCCCAAACTGAAAAAGGAAATTGAACCATTTTTATGA